ACGTTTACCATCATCCTGGGGCAATTTACGGTACTTGCAAACACTTGATTTTCGAGATTGCCCTAGATGTAGAATACCGGATGTGCTGTGGAAGATGAGACAACTTAGGTACTTGTATCTTCCGGATGCATACGGGACGCATAAGCTGGGTAAGTTAAAGCTGAATTTGTTCTGCAAAAAGTTGCGACTCAAGGGATTGGACAAGCTTGAGATACTGGAAAACTTGTGTCCTCTTTCTTGTTCATCTCAAGATATATCCACGTTGAAGAACCTTCGAGTTCTATCAGCAGTGGTGGACAACTGGACATGGACTTTGACGAGCACTTCCCCACAGAAATACATAGATTGATGTCAAACTCAGACCACGCACGTAGCACATCCCTAAGCATTGTCTCTAAGAGATTCAGCAGCCACCGCAGCCTTAACCAAGGAGAACTTGTCAGATGTTGTTGGTCAATGTTTCTCTCGTCGCAATCTTCAAGTCTTAGAGGTAAAGGGTCCCATGGCCAATTTCCCCAAGTACGATGCCCAGTACATGTATGCAAGCCTTGTTGACATGACATTAACAGAAATCGAGATAGAGGAAGATCCCATGAAAACACTGGAAAGGCTTCCTAATCAACGGTCACTCCTCTTGGCATATGAATCTTTTCTCGGGAAAGAGATGAGGTGCAAGGCAACAGGTTTTGGCCAACTTAGATTTTTTCGTCTTTTTGGTCTAACGAACTTGGTGAAGTGGATTGTTGACGAAGGAGCCATGCCCAACCTTTCGGTCTTGATGATTAATTGTTGTCCAAAGCTGGAGATAGTTCCGAATGGATTGAGATACATTAAAACCCTGAAAGAGTTGATAGTTGTGTCGATGCCCGAGCGATTCACAAACAGGATCCAAGCGGTAAATGGTGCAGATCAGAGACAGGATTTTGACAAAGTCTCCCACATACCCTCCATTATTGTCAACGGATGCCGGACGCATTTGACCCCTGACATTCTCCgtattttaattatttcatcGGTCCTCCAGTCCATTAGAAGtatcaaaatgggtgatttggacGGATTTAGATTGGGTAAAATG
The Coffea arabica cultivar ET-39 chromosome 6c, Coffea Arabica ET-39 HiFi, whole genome shotgun sequence genome window above contains:
- the LOC140008710 gene encoding probable disease resistance RPP8-like protein 2, with product MANFPKYDAQYMYASLVDMTLTEIEIEEDPMKTLERLPNQRSLLLAYESFLGKEMRCKATGFGQLRFFRLFGLTNLVKWIVDEGAMPNLSVLMINCCPKLEIVPNGLRYIKTLKELIVVSMPERFTNRIQAVNGADQRQDFDKVSHIPSIIVNGCRTHLTPDILRILIISSVLQSIRSIKMGDLDGFRLGKMNNEYK